A genomic segment from Montipora foliosa isolate CH-2021 chromosome 9, ASM3666993v2, whole genome shotgun sequence encodes:
- the LOC137971916 gene encoding protein fuzzy homolog, with product MDTLTSFFRSLDACAWRESNMAAYLVCLTTDGGIPLFTRTKGNLPQLPFPVIGSLNGVCMFASNQDVSLLNTITDDAKVVWKVFNERITVIMVTSDDCASDLHLNRLLDFVFNSMVLFLGINELTNIRNVELLKRDLRCCYSLIDSLLEGTDLTGNITQALDVILCPDVSLLQEFLDDFATAVNSEFGCLLVMGKVAVATERWWELTGLETVLLSFLVRALPPCSSRDIPVYLPYGSPKVPHRLLTFQVSLLLSVWHITT from the exons ATGGACACT TTGACATCGTTCTTTCGGAGTCTAGACGCATGCGCTTGGCGGGAGTCTAATATGGCGGCCTATTTGGTATGTTTGACTACTGATGGTGGAATTCCACTGTTTACTCGCACCAAGGGAAATCTGCCACAG TTGCCTTTCCCTgtgattggctcactcaatgGTGTTTGTATGTTTGCAAGCAATCAAGACGTATCTCTGCTTAACACAATCACTGATGATGCTAAAGTTGTTTGGAAGGTTTTTAATGAAAG GATCACCGTAATCATGGTGACTTCTGATGACTGTGCAAGTGACTTGCATCTTAACAGACTATtggattttgtttttaattccaTG GTACTGTTTCTGGGAATCAATGAGCTTACAAATATCAGGAATGTGGAGCTCCTCAAGAGGGACCTGCGG TGTTGTTACAGTCTTATTGACAGCCTTTTGGAAGGCACAGATTTAACAGGGAACATAACTCAAGCTTTGGATGTTATTCTTTGTCCCGATGTGTCCCTCTTACAG gaGTTTCTGGATGACTTTGCAACAGCGGTTAACAGTGAGTTTGGATGTTTGCTTGTGATGGGAAAAGTGGCTGTGGCAACAGAACGTTG GTGGGAATTAACAGGCTTGGAAACAGTGCTGCTGTCATTTCTTGTTAGAGCATTGCCACCATGTTCTTCTCGAGATATACCTGTGTACCTTCCTTATGGCAGTCCCaag GTTCCTCACAGGCTTTTGACCTTCCAAGTAAGTTTGCTGCTGAGCGTTTGGCACATTACAACCTAA
- the LOC137970687 gene encoding uncharacterized protein translates to MVPTFNAKKDGDWIITEHLSAKFKTIKKGDVVIVRSPEDPKCLLCKRIAAMSGDRVTTDKEEEFKIPKGHVWLLGDNPNWSRDSRHFGAVPYGLIRGRACFKVWPLTEFGKVQNLFNIK, encoded by the exons ATGGTTCCCACATTTAATGCAAAAAAGGATGGAGATTGGATCATTACAGAGCATTTAAGTGCTAAGTTCAAGACAATAAAAAA agGAGATGTTGTCATAGTTCGTTCTCCTGAGGACCCAAAGTGCCTTCTTTGTAAAAGGATTGCTGCAATG aGTGGAGACAGAGTCACAACTGACAAAGAGGAAGAATTCAAA ATTCCCAAAGGACATGTCTGGCTACTAGGAGATAATCCAAACTGGTCAAGAGATTCAAGACACTTTGGAGCAGTTCCATACGGACTCATCCGAGGACGAGCTTGCTTTAAG GTTTGGCCACTGACGGAGTTTGGAAAAGTACAAAACCTCTTCAacattaagtga